A window from uncultured Desulfobacter sp. encodes these proteins:
- a CDS encoding VOC family protein, protein METQIDHLVIGAKTLSQGVNYVKNLLGVEMPFGGVHTKMGTHNHLMRAGKDIFIEIIAINHDIEPPDRPRWFGLDDPFIRQQIETQPCLLTWVVNTHDIQSLIQRSTVSLGNAELISRGKLNWYFGLPNDGRLLAGGMLPYVIQWQTDTHPSKNMTHLGCTLDRLEIYHPYPGWLQAALSSIGASGLVQIHALPKNEAPYMIAHINSPLGIKKLCSRLARFDQVQLS, encoded by the coding sequence ATGGAAACCCAAATCGATCATCTCGTCATAGGCGCCAAAACCCTTTCACAGGGTGTAAATTATGTAAAAAACCTATTGGGCGTTGAGATGCCTTTTGGCGGTGTGCATACAAAAATGGGCACCCATAACCACCTGATGCGTGCCGGAAAAGATATCTTTATCGAAATCATCGCCATAAATCATGATATTGAACCACCGGATCGCCCAAGATGGTTTGGTTTAGATGACCCATTTATCCGACAGCAAATAGAAACACAGCCATGTTTGTTGACATGGGTTGTCAATACCCACGATATACAGTCATTGATACAGCGATCAACGGTTTCACTTGGGAACGCAGAGCTAATCAGTCGAGGAAAATTAAACTGGTACTTCGGACTCCCTAACGATGGCCGTCTTTTAGCCGGTGGCATGCTGCCCTATGTGATCCAATGGCAAACAGACACGCACCCATCAAAAAATATGACGCACCTTGGCTGCACTCTGGATCGTTTGGAAATATATCATCCCTATCCAGGGTGGCTGCAAGCGGCCCTATCGTCCATTGGCGCATCAGGTTTAGTCCAGATCCACGCTTTGCCCAAAAATGAAGCACCTTATATGATTGCACATATAAATTCGCCCCTTGGCATAAAGAAGCTATGCAGCCGGTTAGCCCGTTTTGATCAGGTTCAGTTATCTTAG
- a CDS encoding diacylglycerol kinase — protein METKPDPKTGLTRIWKAFFYSLKGLGHAFAQEAAFRQESILAGVLTLVLIFLPLSLLWKGILFSAMALVLITELLNSAIEAVVDLASPEFHKLAGQAKDMGSAAVFISLALTVILWILALLSV, from the coding sequence ATGGAAACCAAGCCAGATCCCAAAACCGGACTGACCCGGATATGGAAAGCCTTTTTTTATTCACTCAAGGGACTGGGGCATGCCTTTGCCCAGGAAGCCGCCTTCCGGCAGGAGAGCATCCTGGCCGGTGTACTGACTCTTGTGCTGATCTTTTTGCCCCTGTCCCTGCTGTGGAAAGGAATACTTTTTTCCGCCATGGCCCTGGTGTTGATCACGGAGCTACTCAACTCCGCCATTGAAGCCGTAGTGGACCTGGCCTCTCCCGAATTTCACAAACTGGCCGGTCAGGCCAAGGACATGGGCAGTGCTGCGGTGTTCATCAGCCTGGCACTCACTGTCATTCTATGGATTCTTGCCCTGCTTTCTGTCTAA
- a CDS encoding amidohydrolase has translation MENEIVIHNGTLLTMEPGLPVIENAFVRIKADKIAECGPVRPGQNWEGSSLIDACGGIIMPGLVNGHTHTPMAMFRGLADDLPLDVWLHEHIFPAEAREVNPESVAQWTAHSCKEMLACGITTCCDGYFLESHAAQAMADAGIRAVAGQGVIDYPAPGIPDPSQNISHAKEFIDKTRTISPRVTPSVFCHAPYTCSKQTLIAGKNLARDNGVLFQIHAAETRAEPGMIQENTGLSVIAYLDSLGILDPATLLVHCVWVDDTDIEIIAKRGCGVIHCPESNMKLASGVAPVPDMTAAGLTVGLGTDGCASNNDQDIFSEMDTAAKLHKAIRLDPCVMDARTCLKMATIDGAKALGLGDVTGSIRPGKAADIIVVDTSGLHMTPMHDPYSGIVYAARASDALFVMVDGTIRYKK, from the coding sequence ATGGAAAATGAAATTGTCATACATAACGGTACACTTTTGACCATGGAACCGGGTCTACCCGTTATTGAAAACGCCTTCGTCCGTATCAAGGCAGATAAAATTGCGGAATGCGGACCGGTGCGCCCCGGCCAAAACTGGGAGGGTTCCAGCCTGATTGACGCTTGCGGCGGAATCATCATGCCCGGCCTTGTGAACGGGCACACCCACACCCCAATGGCCATGTTCCGGGGTCTGGCCGATGATCTGCCCCTGGATGTTTGGCTCCATGAACATATTTTCCCTGCCGAGGCAAGGGAGGTAAACCCGGAATCCGTGGCGCAATGGACGGCCCACTCCTGCAAGGAAATGCTGGCCTGCGGCATCACCACCTGCTGTGACGGATATTTTCTTGAAAGCCATGCGGCCCAGGCCATGGCAGACGCGGGAATTCGTGCCGTGGCCGGCCAGGGCGTGATTGACTACCCTGCCCCGGGCATTCCTGATCCAAGCCAAAATATTAGCCATGCAAAGGAATTTATCGACAAAACCCGGACCATCTCCCCACGGGTGACCCCGTCGGTGTTCTGTCACGCTCCTTACACCTGCTCAAAACAGACGCTTATTGCAGGAAAGAACCTTGCCCGGGACAATGGCGTCCTGTTTCAAATCCATGCGGCAGAGACCCGGGCCGAACCGGGAATGATCCAGGAGAACACGGGCCTGTCCGTGATCGCCTATCTGGACAGCCTGGGCATCCTTGATCCGGCCACCCTTTTGGTCCACTGCGTGTGGGTGGATGACACGGACATTGAGATCATAGCCAAACGCGGATGCGGCGTCATCCACTGCCCGGAATCCAACATGAAACTGGCATCCGGGGTGGCACCAGTGCCGGACATGACCGCAGCCGGTCTGACCGTGGGCCTTGGCACGGACGGATGCGCGTCCAACAACGATCAGGATATCTTTTCGGAAATGGACACCGCCGCCAAACTGCATAAAGCCATACGCCTGGATCCATGCGTCATGGATGCCCGAACCTGCCTGAAAATGGCCACCATTGACGGGGCAAAGGCCCTGGGGCTTGGGGATGTCACAGGTTCCATCCGTCCGGGGAAGGCGGCGGACATCATTGTGGTGGACACAAGCGGCCTTCACATGACCCCTATGCATGATCCCTATTCAGGAATCGTATATGCCGCAAGGGCTTCGGATGCCCTTTTTGTGATGGTGGACGGTACAATACGCTATAAAAAATAG
- a CDS encoding metallophosphoesterase family protein — MTPGDNDTKLNFAWYSSSRTNSLVQIALKADMSDSSFPESSAVSFYTTTTSAAFGYYSNKTTVTFLAADTEYVYRVGDGSGNWSDTYSVITSPKTGFSFLAVGDPQIGASNVHTDTSVWTDTLNKALSRFPDMAFIMSAGDQVQTKNSERQFDDFFEPKMLRHIPIAPALGNHDNGAENTEWHFNLPNLSAVYGVTSPGGADYYFTHGNALFVILNSNNNNGSSHKAFINSAVAANPDVKWKIAMFHHDIYGSASHARKYYVKNLRAALFPIFDAYRFDVVICGHDHSYSRSHVLNADVPQKDQTYDENGAVVNPNGTVYFTLNSASGSKHYDLNASKARYCAFRWQNYKPSFSRVTINGNTLTFNTYESDTMALIDSFSIAKSPVSGVTDAELKR, encoded by the coding sequence ATGACACCGGGCGATAATGATACCAAGTTGAATTTTGCCTGGTACTCATCGTCTCGGACAAACAGCCTGGTGCAGATCGCATTAAAGGCGGATATGTCCGATTCAAGCTTTCCGGAAAGCTCCGCTGTAAGTTTCTATACAACAACCACGTCAGCGGCTTTCGGATACTACAGCAACAAAACGACGGTCACCTTCCTGGCGGCGGACACAGAATATGTCTACAGGGTAGGGGATGGATCGGGGAACTGGTCTGACACCTATTCTGTTATCACTTCTCCAAAAACTGGTTTTAGTTTTTTGGCAGTGGGTGATCCCCAGATCGGTGCCTCCAATGTCCATACCGATACGTCCGTCTGGACTGATACGCTCAATAAGGCTTTATCCCGCTTCCCTGATATGGCTTTTATAATGTCTGCCGGCGATCAGGTGCAGACAAAAAACAGTGAAAGGCAATTCGATGACTTTTTTGAACCTAAGATGTTGAGGCATATTCCAATAGCCCCGGCCCTTGGCAACCACGACAATGGTGCGGAAAATACCGAATGGCACTTCAACTTGCCCAATCTTTCTGCTGTTTACGGCGTTACCTCACCGGGGGGTGCTGATTATTATTTTACACACGGCAATGCGCTGTTTGTGATTCTGAACAGCAATAACAACAATGGATCCAGCCATAAGGCCTTTATCAACAGCGCCGTTGCTGCCAATCCGGATGTGAAATGGAAGATTGCCATGTTTCATCATGACATTTATGGCTCCGCCTCCCATGCACGGAAATATTATGTCAAAAATCTTCGAGCGGCGCTTTTCCCGATTTTTGACGCGTATCGATTTGATGTGGTTATATGCGGCCATGATCATTCCTACTCAAGAAGTCACGTACTGAACGCCGATGTTCCACAAAAAGATCAGACCTATGATGAGAACGGGGCCGTCGTCAATCCCAACGGTACAGTTTATTTCACCCTTAACTCGGCTTCGGGAAGCAAACACTATGATCTGAATGCGTCCAAGGCCAGGTATTGTGCTTTCAGGTGGCAGAATTATAAACCAAGCTTTTCACGAGTCACGATTAACGGTAATACCCTGACTTTTAATACTTATGAATCCGACACCATGGCGTTGATCGATTCCTTCAGTATAGCCAAAAGTCCGGTGTCTGGCGTAACAGACGCAGAATTAAAACGGTGA